The genome window cttggcctttacacaagctccttgaagcaaacagggctgtgaattgtcaaatgaaacaacagctctgctgcccacgtcccgctccagcaccgaaccctgactggggctcgctggcgctgcaaaaccaaacttacgtcctgagcactgtgctggatccgggggaattctgggttccatgttcttcagagcccgagatctccaggtttccgtatctgaaaaaatgagatggctgtttagaggaacctctactgagcaacccaaacagcgtaatccatatacaattggcataaacatacagatattggcatattcatatacaattggcatgaagacaagggcttcatgctggacaattccaccgtggctggggaagctgcggcagagatgaagggtctgcacatatcccccgtgcactggtctttttttaagggacaagctgtattggttttcttgtgtccgtcccagtttggttccttagcggtcagaccacgcacgctttccccacctggcgcttaagctttaatgagatttgggatgtgggcaacgtgcatttacacatggtgtgtttacgctgaaatcctgaattttgcaggattcttttctgtcaacatccccctgtcgtgtataataaatgacggctcagtttccattctgtcccggctctcacctgtccaggagcagttccaggactgtgctggtggaagcaaaggccctgtacgtggagaggaagatgctgatgtatgtgaagtcattatcggcaaaggccgtcggaagcgtctccaccagcttttccaaagttccagctttcagggccctgctgttgcacgtctcgtccgggctgacagtgtgtcctgcagggaactggtccccttcagcctacaaagtggaaacaaagacaaagcacaaaactcagacagaagccagagccccgacagagcttgcacaacgaaacacagattccattccaccttttcacaggaatagtccatctctagttactaaacaattttgtcggtttgggctctccaaacaccaaatgctgtatcaaatactggaggacaatcaagacatttcttattgaaacagccaagtgtttccagtgcttaagctgtaatctcctggttgcctttgaaactgaccattctctcataacagggccaaccattcaaaaaccccggatgctttcttagcatccagaagtttaagaaaggtttctcagacttcttgcagcatgaaagatctaagttccttcacttactccaacctctacaagaaaatactaagcaaggtttcaagcttctcagtacttaaaggaattggtaataaagcccaactcactcaaaatgaacaaaaccagttgtattcctttcaacacgggttctatgaaattttcagttagagctgcatttctctcagacacatccactaccagccaacgcttttcagctgaaaagcctccaaatcactctacaaatgcagcatcactaagaactcttcccatcagctggaaaatgtacaggaggtcaaaaatactttctgctatttctcccggtaaaaacaggaggcagagatgggaaatctgccactcaaagtctctatactaccaacctggacactacaccaaagcaagttcttatattattgccttggatcctgaagaaaatgtagaaacatcgcaacataacatgaaagttctacccacctcctgaccctctggctcaaactgccacagctgcaccgattgcaatgaagtgaggacactttgatcagctgggggcttggccaccatgccagctttactcaccccgagccatcttgctccttcgctgtcagtctgctggatctgcgctcttctcaggctgtcgcagtcaacagctccttcttgtgcgtcttcagctccatcctcagttgtgctctgccaggaaaagggccaagagaaacaagtcagagagaaaggaccatggtccctgcacaagcgcaggctgcagacaccagcatgccagcaccaggatctcacaacacctcaacaacgctcacttcagttgccactttttagctgccttcagttacctgggcctttttgggcttttaactgaaagcagagaggagctgagtgcacaacttactgcacaagtcaatgaaagaggtaagaattaaaccagagagtccagatctcctgaaccccaccactaacagccgctgtattaacatgctgatacatgttgaggagcaaagcactagagaattgaaaatagatgtaacaattaacttcagaaatacatatactggtccccctgcaaccacataatgctttttcttcatacataccacttgaataattaaagtttcagggctttactgactaccatagccttaagcacagcaacaactcaattagaaaggatttgagtagagtgcaaccaaatcctggtttggggaagctggggtttggggtttttttgggggttgcctttctggttttttttacctcttttaactctaaaatatccctaagtcatacagaactgtctgtgcaccagtgacttgcctcttgaacgctctgtggaacctccacgtcttccccaggttggttcctcacattttcttccaggctctgtggagtctccacgtcttcttcagttggctcgcttggagtctcctctgtgcactctgcagtctctgtgtcttcctctgttgccttgcttagaccgttctcaacgcgctctggagtctctgcgtctttgtctgataccttgcttgtagtctccacatcttcctctcttgtctcgcttagagtctgctcaatgcgctctggagtctcctcaacgcgctctggaggctcctcagtacactctgggctctccacttcttccttggttggcttggtcagagtctcctcaaggctgtgcagagactccacatcttcctcgtctctcttctgcctgggtgtcctcctccttggtcttctccagcatctccaaagagacaggttccgaaaggggaagttccgagcctgttagaaaacaacggaaaaacagtttggaattgcagatagcaacacatttacttttaatgtccttgcaaaagtaccgggacaagatcacatgaaccctgaaattcagacactattacaatgcaaaaaatagataggatcatagaaacattttggttggaagagaccatcgagtgcaaccgtcaacccacccctggcactgccccatgtccctcaggacctcatctatgtcccttttaaacccctccagggatggtgaccccaccgctgccatgggcagcctgttccaatgtctaataaccctttcacagaatcccagaatcccagaatgtcagggcttggaagggacctggaaagctcatccaggagcaggaacacccagctgaggttccacaggaaggtgtccaggcgggtttgaatgtctgcagagaaggagactccacaacctccctgggcagcctgggccaggctctgccaccctcaccatgaagaagtttcttgtcaaatttaagaggaaccttttgtatctcagtttgtacccgtcaccccttgtcctgtcactggttgtcactgagaagagcctggctccatcctcctgacactcaccctttacatatttataaacattaatgaggtcacccctcagtctcctcttctccagctccagagccccagctccctcagcctttcctcacacgggagatgctccactcccttcagcatcttggtggctgcgctggactctctccagcagttccctgtccttctggagctgaggggccacaactggacacaatattccaggtgtggtctccccagggcagagcagaggggcaggagaacctctctgacctactgaccacccccttctaacccaccccgggtatcattggcttcctggccacaagggcccagtgctggctcatggttttccttcctcagtgtgatatatcacactatatttcaaatttaatctcttttttttagccatgccttttaagaaatgagaaagcattacacaaatcccttttatgaagtgaaactgcaaaaagaactattacattttttagcactaaagggacaatttacctggggagggcgggcggcggggcccggctcgctcatacccgtccgcagcagggcccgcagccgatcccgcacatggcgctgtgtccgcgtccgcaggcagggctgctgccggctccgccagccccgcactcccgctctctctcgcaccgaccgctcgcccccacgccaacggcggcgacggctccgccggcaccacggcgaccggacgcggcctcgcggcggcacgcgccgcccgcagccggccaatcgcagctcgccgccgctccgcgcgcgcccccttgccccgccctcagcccgcccgcagtccgagcccttgctcagccggacaaggcgccgggagcgggacagacggaccgagccgggagcgtgggcatcagactgtgcgtggaacacaacgtgtgctgcggcagagcccggggcgagcgctcccggagctgcttcacgcacacgcaccacgcgctgggattttactcctggccctttaaagattcctagcacaattgcttacatacagttctgaactagatattcattctgtggcttaaagtcttagttcgttagtaggctcttattatgtagttggttaaccctttaaaatgttatttccctctatcaatataacttcataaacaagtttcctaactttttacatagaacttcaccaccttttccttttccaggttcagagcccgtgccccatttggttatatctgtaaacattaaacatcttctcagcacgaaccacagctgcatttctcacagttcccctttttgctttttatcccattgattcgtgctttgacttcaaagttagccagcacctgcctaaaatcattaatttataccccgttccttttgttgccatttcaggatcgataggcatggctgagatttgcatgccttggactgctgaatgtagtaactgaataaagcacgggatcatgcatggcacaaacagtaaacgcagaaatgcacatactatcacgaaccctattttcttccaccaggctacagtttcgagaccaatatccattaggtggacctggccaccaagtgggaggaatagaggtacttgacgaatttgccctcaacgctaactgacaaggggttcgtccaacgtattcagtcatttgagaccccccacatatccagcacgaggtgacatttaattcttgggctgtcttttccataagatctataaacaggtttttccctgctgtcggtaattgtaatcctttgtctttttgccttatttcctcataccaatcactgctgttctgtaccaatttctgttgctcttgctttccttttaattcctgagtggcactcttaactaactcctccttctactgatcttgcactccccctccatctgaatagcccctcctaccagcttgtgtaaaacagatcctctgttctcccctagggcaggaggcagagcctacagcgagtccacctttctctaggttagttgctacccatcattcctgcccttggatttcacacttctccaatttttttctgtcataacatccagaattaataggagcgtgataatgtagaacatgttgggttagtctccctattctcacacgctcgtagcacttggtacagggattggccaggctaagttgggaacaataagtcaccactgctagcaaggggatcaggtccagggttctgcaccctctgcctctctggccgaccaggctgcagccgcagccgagttcgtcatcttctcggcagcaagggccgtgtccccgcctttcctgtttttaccgttagcgtggcgactttttatcgtttcccaactcttggccttcgcttcccaggaacaacaggagcaacacggaatgtggtttctctgtctgcactctgttctcctcatcactggtgggctctaaattcccattcaccccttcagtaaatacctcccaccattctccgctattctttttctattcttccagcggcaactggaatcctcaaccgagccccggtttccttatcttctgttcttagacatttcttacacaatcctgtcggtaagttccctttgtggatatgcttataccacagtccatttacaacctaaacatcagatataaaatgagaattacatatacaactcggttcaacacatttagctattaagccattctcattttcatttatactgggcattcacatcaataacactaatagtagttacatcaccaatcccgtgtcaacttcaatttcagttcccctggttcttgagttactttccaggttctttcttccatcagggctcctctaactcgagagacgcgtgtccatcctttccctgccctcccaacagctgtttctgtagttaacaaaacaagaaaaggtccctcccatcatggggttggagtttcttcttttcaggttttcattagtgttgcccccatatctaccagaaattctacttgttttgttcttttgggtttcttcttcccaatgcggtgagcaccacccaggctgctcacccagaaggactaaaactgcttcccagtgcaaccccaaacacccttcacttcagcaggtgaccgcacttgtgctttcagctcctgggctggtgctgtccgggctttccctgctcagcactgactgtgttttgggaaggcaggagccagtgcaaacccttctccgctgctctgctctttttctgctatttttcccctttgctgtgaagctcagctgctccatgagttattgtgttctcctgtgagcgtggggtttgtcctctgctgtggagcacgagagcgaagcccccggagccccggctggtgcagaccccgcagcgagggtgacagacccggagccaggagcagtttccccagggtgaggagcaagtggagctgctcacaccaagggcacaggcagggttggtgcacgtcaccggttctaaggctgtcaccagaacctgacaacctgacaacagtgtgctggctccccgggcagttgaagtacaaccagaacgcaagaggcagcttaaattcggggtcgtctttttgccaggagcaacaaatgccgtgatggagacaacggggaaaaggtggaaactctcagaccgcggtgcagtctcagagaggaaaagagatgaacgagacactgatgagcgggaagagttgacgtatttatcatagaaacattaaaggttatagagagatggaatgttacacgagatcaaatatttaaatacattcgctccagacacaaaatagtgttaaaaagttcatctattgattatagatacattaaatattatacaaagctcaaacatgatctaaagatcaaacattaaaatctactaactccagacaacgtttgcatatttattatataagtattatataagtattatataagtataaagtatataagtatataagtatataagtagtatataagtattaaatattaactaaagattaaatagaatacaaaatcaaacattcaaatatattaactccagacacaaattagtggtcaaaagttaatccatttattatagaaacattcaatattatatgaagattaaatatcatataaagatcaaatattatctagagatcaaacactaaaatctactaa of Patagioenas fasciata isolate bPatFas1 chromosome 28, bPatFas1.hap1, whole genome shotgun sequence contains these proteins:
- the LOC136115842 gene encoding ral guanine nucleotide dissociation stimulator-like 1, encoding MSEPGPAARPPQARNFPFRNLSLWRCWRRPRRRTPRQKRDEEDVESLHSLEETLTKPTKEEVESPECTEEPPERVEETPERIEQTLSETREEDVETTSKVSDKDAETPERVENGLSKATEEDTETAECTEETPSEPTEEDVETPQSLEENVRNQPGEDVEVPQSVQESTTEDGAEDAQEGAVDCDSLRRAQIQQTDSEGARWLGAEGDQFPAGHTVSPDETCNSRALKAGTLEKLVETLPTAFADNDFTYISIFLSTYRAFASTSTVLELLLDRYGNLEISGSEEHGTQNSPGSSTVLRTAMASILQAWLDQCADDFREPPEYVCLQKVLSYLKKNMPGSDPEKRAQNLLEQFQKEEWENDDAFHSLSPCTPDEEEELEISGPEEFSLSQEDLVAEQLTYMDATLFQNVVPHHCLGCIWSRRDKKENKQLAQSIRATISQFNAVTNCVLSTILESKELKTQPRAKILEKWIRIGRQCRILNNFSSLKAIVSALQSTSVYRLKKTRACVPKDTMLMFEELCEIFSDCDNFATSRELLLKGVTQGTVPYLGTFLTDLVMLDTALQDYLEGGLISFEKRRRFPSVT